The sequence GGTTGGCCCGGGTGACCTTCTGGCTCGGGTCGTACCCGTCCTTGGTCACGTAGTAGCGCCAGTCGGTGGTGGCGTGGGCCGCGGTGAACCGCCAGTTGAAGGTGTGGTCGGCGCCCGAGGTCAGCTTGGTGGTCGGCCACTTGCCGCCGCGCGGGTCGTCGAGCTGGGCGAACTGGCCGTTGCCGCCGGAGCAGATGGCGCCGTCGGCCGGGCCGCCGTTCGGGAAGCCCTTGGGGCCCTCGACGCTCTGCGGCTCCCACTGGATCTGTCCGCAGTTCTGCACGGTGCCGTTGGCACACAGCTTCTGGCGGCTGATGGGCGACTCGGTGTAACCGTGGCCGGTGGCGGACCCACCGGTGGCGAGGATGGAGGCGGCGGCGATGCCGATGCCCACCGCTGCCGCGCTGATCTTCCTTCGCA is a genomic window of Streptomyces pactum containing:
- a CDS encoding lytic polysaccharide monooxygenase auxiliary activity family 9 protein → RRKISAAAVGIGIAAASILATGGSATGHGYTESPISRQKLCANGTVQNCGQIQWEPQSVEGPKGFPNGGPADGAICSGGNGQFAQLDDPRGGKWPTTKLTSGADHTFNWRFTAAHATTDWRYYVTKDGYDPSQKVTRANLELTPFLTVPYNGKRPPFTFSHTGKLPSGKSGHHVIVAVWTIADTGNAFYACSDVQF